From the Candidatus Falkowbacteria bacterium genome, one window contains:
- a CDS encoding F0F1 ATP synthase subunit A: MSELANTENQTELVTEHTLYAEPIFELGGFTVTNSLLTSWIALFIIIVIGVSFKLSVKTIPGKLQNIMEMVVDKFLELFDSVTNSREKSISLAPFVMSFFFLILINNWMGIMPGVGAFGKIVSEHGENVFVPFLRGGTADLNTTLALASLAVVASHIFGVVAVGAWNYLNKFINIKAFLEIPKKVFKDPTVLLVNPIKAFVGLVEIIGELAKVASLSFRLFGNIFAGEVLLASMSAIMAFAVPIPFLFLEIIVGLIQALIFAMLVLIYVSISTTAEEH, translated from the coding sequence ATGTCCGAGCTAGCTAATACAGAAAATCAAACAGAACTTGTAACCGAACATACGCTTTATGCTGAACCTATTTTTGAGCTTGGTGGTTTTACGGTAACTAATTCTTTGCTTACTTCTTGGATTGCTCTATTTATTATTATAGTGATTGGTGTGAGTTTTAAGTTAAGTGTTAAGACTATTCCGGGCAAATTACAAAATATAATGGAGATGGTAGTAGATAAATTCTTGGAATTGTTTGACTCCGTTACTAACTCAAGAGAAAAGTCCATATCTCTCGCCCCCTTTGTTATGAGTTTCTTCTTTTTGATTTTGATTAACAACTGGATGGGAATAATGCCTGGCGTTGGTGCGTTTGGAAAAATTGTTTCTGAACATGGTGAAAATGTTTTTGTTCCATTTTTGCGCGGCGGTACAGCTGATTTAAACACAACCTTAGCTTTAGCTAGTTTAGCTGTGGTTGCTAGCCATATTTTTGGAGTAGTCGCCGTTGGTGCTTGGAACTATCTCAATAAGTTTATTAACATAAAAGCCTTTTTAGAAATTCCTAAAAAAGTTTTCAAAGATCCAACTGTTTTATTGGTTAATCCAATCAAGGCTTTTGTTGGTTTGGTTGAAATAATTGGTGAATTAGCTAAGGTAGCTAGCCTTTCTTTTCGTTTGTTCGGTAATATTTTTGCCGGTGAAGTTTTATTAGCATCAATGTCAGCGATTATGGCTTTTGCTGTTCCAATTCCATTTTTGTTTTTGGAAATAATCGTT
- a CDS encoding AtpZ/AtpI family protein — MDNLDKKPKPLANVWWQEPLNIFSRLSGWVILPLIVGVFLGRWLDRRYNSGSKWFLIVIGIAFIVSMIGLIVQAKSEFKKIIPK; from the coding sequence ATGGATAATTTAGACAAAAAACCAAAGCCTCTAGCTAATGTTTGGTGGCAAGAACCATTGAATATTTTTAGTCGTTTGTCTGGTTGGGTGATTTTGCCCTTAATTGTTGGAGTTTTTCTAGGTCGCTGGCTTGATCGACGTTATAATTCGGGAAGTAAATGGTTTTTGATTGTTATAGGTATAGCCTTTATTGTTTCGATGATCGGTTTGATTGTACAGGCCAAAAGTGAATTTAAAAAAATTATTCCTAAATAG
- a CDS encoding TatD family hydrolase, translated as MELFDTHSHINDSVFNNDVDTVIKRSLADNTSVIIVGTDYKTSKKAIEIANRYQSSVYASVGLHPTELFSVEEENGVSKTVVAEKFSYDMYAMLTKFPKTVAIGEIGLDYAWRELDSDIELKKKTQKEVLVKQLELARRFDLPSLIHCRQAHDDLLPLLTDFKKEYKTLMPKDRPWGVVHCFSGDENMAWQYFNLGLIISFTGLITFSQRWDDLIRKVPDDKLMIETDAPYMTPEPYRGKRNEPVLVKYVAQRMAEIRGVDVDYIANMTTANAKRLFKIR; from the coding sequence ATGGAACTCTTTGATACTCATAGTCATATAAATGATTCAGTTTTTAATAACGACGTTGATACGGTTATTAAACGCAGTTTAGCAGATAACACTTCTGTAATTATTGTTGGTACTGATTATAAAACATCAAAGAAGGCAATTGAGATTGCTAACCGTTATCAATCTAGCGTTTATGCTTCAGTCGGTCTTCATCCAACCGAACTTTTTTCTGTTGAAGAGGAGAATGGAGTTTCTAAAACAGTGGTCGCAGAAAAATTTTCATATGACATGTATGCCATGCTAACTAAATTTCCTAAAACTGTTGCGATCGGAGAAATTGGTTTGGATTATGCTTGGCGCGAATTAGATTCTGATATTGAATTAAAAAAGAAAACACAAAAAGAAGTTCTAGTTAAACAATTAGAACTGGCTCGCCGTTTTGATTTGCCTAGTTTAATTCATTGTCGTCAGGCACATGATGATTTGTTGCCGCTACTGACTGATTTTAAAAAAGAATATAAAACATTAATGCCCAAAGATCGTCCTTGGGGAGTGGTCCATTGTTTTTCGGGTGATGAAAATATGGCCTGGCAATATTTTAATCTAGGCTTAATTATTTCTTTTACTGGCTTAATTACTTTTAGCCAACGCTGGGATGATTTAATTCGTAAGGTACCAGATGATAAGTTAATGATTGAGACTGATGCGCCTTATATGACACCTGAGCCATATCGAGGTAAACGCAATGAACCAGTTTTAGTAAAATATGTGGCACAACGCATGGCCGAAATTCGCGGCGTTGATGTGGATTATATCGCAAACATGACCACGGCTAATGCTAAGAGATTGTTTAAAATTCGCTAA
- a CDS encoding CvpA family protein codes for MAWFDVAVIVILTGFVWYGFFFGFIQVVGNLVGLLAGAYLASRFYIPVFNWLDRFLPLSPTTGKVIVFIICFGIVSRLISWLFVLLEQAFKVISIIPLLKTANRILGLVFGLAEGIFILGIVAYLFDRHLPNTSFLNHWLDSSSLAPRLVDVSKVIVPCIPKLISRLQSLF; via the coding sequence ATGGCTTGGTTTGATGTTGCTGTTATTGTTATTTTAACCGGCTTTGTCTGGTATGGATTTTTCTTTGGCTTCATACAAGTTGTTGGAAATTTAGTCGGTCTTTTAGCTGGAGCATATCTTGCTTCACGTTTTTATATTCCGGTTTTTAATTGGCTTGATCGTTTCTTACCACTTAGTCCAACCACAGGCAAAGTAATAGTCTTTATTATTTGCTTTGGAATTGTTAGTCGTTTAATTAGTTGGCTGTTTGTTTTATTAGAACAAGCCTTTAAGGTTATTTCTATTATCCCGCTATTAAAAACCGCCAATCGAATTTTAGGTTTAGTTTTTGGTCTAGCTGAAGGAATTTTTATATTAGGTATTGTTGCTTATTTATTTGATCGTCATTTGCCTAATACAAGCTTCTTAAATCATTGGCTCGATAGTTCGAGTTTAGCGCCGCGCCTAGTTGATGTTTCTAAAGTTATTGTGCCTTGTATTCCAAAGCTCATAAGTCGCTTACAATCACTATTCTAA
- a CDS encoding DHH family phosphoesterase — MSLVNELKNNSYSLVAGHLKSARRVLAITHINPDGDALGSLCFFNELISKLNKDCTMYCAGPLPASLGFLRGWTDIITDKTKINLADYDLLVSLDCATPGRTNLETEIFNRRKDQLFLEIDHHPSNRKLSDCELRLPEAASTTEVLFGLASFMKLEVDPTMAQSLLTGIVTDTGHFIHATATNDTISAAASIITRGASLTKIANSTAKTKTLAGLRIWGRALSRLTRNKKFGLVYTVLTEVDFKEHEADESVIDGISSFLSSLNEARVVMVLYESKGLIRGSLRSIDKTVDVARLARLFGGGGHVLASGFTVKGQLAIINGTWQAIAAK, encoded by the coding sequence ATGAGTTTAGTTAATGAGTTAAAAAACAATAGTTATAGTCTTGTCGCCGGCCATCTAAAGTCGGCGCGTCGTGTTTTAGCAATAACTCACATAAATCCAGATGGTGATGCCTTGGGTTCTTTATGTTTTTTTAACGAACTTATTTCTAAGTTAAATAAAGATTGTACAATGTATTGCGCTGGCCCCTTGCCAGCCAGCCTTGGTTTTTTGCGTGGCTGGACAGATATTATAACTGATAAAACAAAAATAAATTTAGCTGATTATGATTTATTGGTTAGTCTTGATTGTGCTACACCGGGCAGAACTAATTTGGAAACAGAAATTTTTAATCGTCGCAAAGATCAGTTGTTTTTAGAGATTGATCATCATCCAAGCAATCGTAAATTATCTGATTGTGAATTACGTCTGCCTGAAGCCGCTTCCACTACCGAAGTCTTGTTTGGCTTAGCTTCTTTTATGAAGTTAGAAGTTGACCCAACAATGGCGCAATCACTTTTAACTGGTATTGTAACTGACACTGGCCATTTTATTCACGCGACAGCAACTAATGACACAATTTCAGCCGCAGCTTCTATTATTACTCGTGGCGCTAGCTTAACTAAAATTGCCAATAGCACAGCTAAGACAAAAACCTTAGCTGGTTTGCGAATTTGGGGACGGGCTTTATCGCGCTTAACTCGAAATAAAAAATTCGGTTTAGTTTATACGGTTTTAACTGAAGTTGATTTTAAAGAACACGAGGCTGACGAAAGCGTGATTGATGGTATTTCTAGTTTCTTATCTAGTCTTAATGAGGCCAGAGTGGTTATGGTGCTTTATGAAAGCAAGGGTTTAATTAGAGGTAGTTTGCGTTCGATTGATAAAACAGTTGATGTGGCTCGTTTAGCTCGTCTATTTGGCGGCGGCGGACATGTTTTAGCCTCTGGCTTTACTGTTAAGGGTCAATTAGCCATTATTAATGGCACTTGGCAAGCAATTGCAGCTAAATAA